Genomic segment of Canis aureus isolate CA01 chromosome 16, VMU_Caureus_v.1.0, whole genome shotgun sequence:
ATGCCCAACACTTCGTGCTTCCTCCTCAGAGACAGCTGTTCAAAACCAATAAAACAAGCTCCTCTCTGAAGGGACATCTTGGTCTGAAGCCGTTCATGGTCTGAAATGTCCCCCTGCTGTCTTTTTCAGGGCACTGTCATCCGGGTGTTCTCTGTACCTGATGGGCAAAAGCTCTACGAGTTTCGAAGGGGCATGAAAAGGTCTGTGTCCACCATGAAACCCATGTTACAGTAGACACTAAAGACCCGCCGTGGGCGGCTGGCAGCCGTCCAGGGAGAGCGTGGAGGGTGGCTCTGTGCCCTCCTCTCCCCCGGAGGAGGTCACCTGCCTTAGACGCTGTGCTAGGTGCTCAGTACACCTGACAGCTCGGCCGCTGTCCTAGCACAGGGCTTCAGCCACGGGAAGCCTTCTGTGATGGGTGCCAGGGCAGCGAGCAAAGGAGAAACGAGAGCGCAGGCAAGTCACAACCCAAAAGTAATCCATGAAGTGTGATGGGCGGGGAACCTCTTGGCGGTAGCCTTTGCAGCTGGATGGGTGCACAGAGCCGCTGGAAGACGTCCAAGGTGACAGGAAGGGGCGGTGCTTTGTTTCTTCCCACCCAAGACCATGGCCCTTTACGAATCTTTCCAAAATGAATTTCTAAATTAGGAATGACACAACGGCAGGGGGATTTGGAATACCTAGACTCCCCAGGACATGTCCAGTTTTCTTACAAAGCTGGGTTTTGAACTGTAAAGCAGCCACCCTCCCCTGTCGGGCTCACTAGTCCATCTCCACGTCACCGTGTTCCCTAGGTACGTGACAATCAGCTCTCTCGTGTTCAGTATGGACTCGCAGTTCCTCTGTGCCTCAAGCAACACCGAGACCGTGCACATCTTCAAGCTGGAGCACCTCACTAACAGGTAAGTCAGTGCCTGACCAGAGGAGCCAGGTGGTTCTGTGCTCCCACTGCCCGCGTAAGTGGTTTCCTCGCTTTCTGAATGCCATGCACTCGGCCTTACCGGCTCTGCCTTCCCCGAAGTGGTGAGCGTATGCTGACCAAACCTCGGTGGTGTAATGCATGGAAGCACAAAATCCAGGGCCACCCCCCTGAGCTCAACCCCCGGCTCtggcccaggctgccctgcactgagagacccaggcaggtaATTTAACCTTCCTGTAACCTCCGTACAAAATAATCATCAATGCCTCTTGGGCTTGTCATGGGGATTAAGTGAGTTCCTTGAGCCAACGTgtttagcatggtgcctggcacacggtaGACATTAAGAAATATTAGgcagcagggatgcctgggtggctcagtggttgagcgtctgcatttggctcagggcatgatcctggagtcctgggatcgagtcccacgtggggctccctgcatggagcctgcttctccctctgcctgtgtctctgcctctctctctctctctgtctctcatgaataaataaataaaatcttaaaagggggggggcagcagaGCTATGGGTATAATAATATGTGAATCTCCGCCATCTTGCCTGCCACTGGGCGCATGGGAGACACCCCCAGTGCCTGTGGCTGTACCAGTGGCAGGAGTGCAGCTGCCTTCCCCTGCAGCCAGTGGCGTGTGTATTAGTTTCctcttgctgctgtaacaagtgACCCCAGACGTAATGGCTTAAAGCAGCACACATTCATTATACCACAGCCTTGTAGGTCGCTAGCCCGAGGTGGCACGGCCTAGTTCTCCATCCAGGGTCTCATAAGGCAGAAATCCAGGTGCCAGGCAGCCACGCTCTTATCTGGAGCCTGGGGCCCTCTTCCAAACTCAGTCCTGTTCCTGGTGAGAATCCAGGGCCTTGCAGTGGTAGCAGTGAGATGCCCACATGCTTGGTGGCCCTCAGCCCAAGAGGCCACCTGCTTCCCTTCTCACATAGCCTTCGATCCCGCAGTGTCACACAGATTCCTTCTTGTCCTCTGGATTGCTccaacttctccttctgccttcctcGTCTGCCACCAGTTGGAGAGACCTCTCTGCTGTTAAGGGCTCCTGGGACTAGATCAAGCCCATCTGGATAATCTCTCTACCTACAGTGGTCTGAGCCATAAACATAACACAGTCACCAGAGGGCTATTTTGTCACTGTTACAATGTTCTAGGGACCAGGGCGTGGAATCTTGAGGCCATTCCTAGAAATTCTGCTGTAGCATGTGAGCACTAGAATATAACTACCTGCTACGTGCATGCCCATGCCTACCCTTGGAGCTGTCCTACACTGGGAAGCAGCAAAGCAGTGAGGGATTCTCCTCCCACCCAACCACTGTCCGTGGCAGTGTCACCCTGGCCTCTTGTCCTCTTCCTAAGGTCAAGATCTTGCTTCTGGTAGCACAGTAAACAGGTCATGCCTTCCTCAGGGGACTTCAGACACCTCATGGCTCCTGACTCTTGGGTGCCATCATAGGAAATTGAAACATGAAATGTTAGCGATGAGCTCATTACCCACGGAAGGCAGGCGGTCGAGTTAGCGATGACAGTGACACTCGCACATCGATAGAGCGTTTAGTAGTTTACAGAGCACTCTCACACACTTCCTCCCTCGGCTCCCCATGGTAGTCCTGGAAGGCAGGCGTCCAAGTTTCATAACCGAGGCAGCTGGGGTTCAGAGCAGTCCAGTGTGTTGCTCAAAGCTGGCCTCCGTCTACAAGAAGGGCCACGTTTTAACAGCCCGCCAAGCTTCTAGGGCTGCTGCAGAGTGCACATTCCGGGGGTGTCCGAGAAATGTCCCAAGGACTTACTTCCACGCTGGGTTTCACACTTGTGCCAGGAAAGGCCCCTCTTCTGTAACTGAATTCTTCTCGTGGGATAGAACTTCTACGAGAAAATTACTTTTCCCACCTAATTAGCAGGTCATGGTACACGGGCTCTGTTCTGTGTGTTCAGCATAGCATGTGTCTGTCTGACACTCTACGCGGCTGCTGTTATGTGTGTATTAGTGTGTCCATGTGACACGGCACCTGGCCTCTGTCCCCCTTCTGAAGCTCCATCCATGGGCACCAGCAACCAAAGCCTGGTTCCGTTTTTCCCTCCACGGGCTAGTGCAGCGCTCTTCCTCTGGCAACCTCATCCCTCCCCTCCGGCCCCCAGCACTGGTGTCGGAAACCCCAggggctgccccctccctgctcctgtgtcCCAGCAACCCCGCGAGTGTCCACCCCTGGTCATGTGCATCGCAGAGCGCAGTGTGTGTTGGACTTTTAACCCTGCATGTTCTCCCTAGGGCTTTTATCTGTTCTCTGGACTTTTCTATCACTTCTCAGCTCGTAAAACAGAAGCCCGGATCTCTTGGGGAGCTGTTCAGAGCTTAGGAGGGTGGCTGGCCTGCTGGGATGACCTTCAATCCAAGGTGCTGTGACAAAGTGACCCCATGTCTTCATCGGAGTTTGCTATTGGTGCTTCAGACAGGAAGTTGCCATTTGAACTCATTTCCCCGTCCAGGCTCTCCTGTTTCCGTCAGGGATCTCAGATAGCTAGGAACAACCCCTTCCTCCCTGGTTTGTCCAAAGACCACCCAGCTGGTTGGGAAACAGAGTGAGAAGTAAACCCCAGGGCTTCTGGGCTGCAGCGCGTGTGCCCTACCAGGCTCTGGCCCTGAGGACAAGTGGCCTCTCAGCAGGTGCTCCCAGGAGTGCACAGCATGAAGGCAGGGTGTGTGCTCCTGCCCATTCTCACCTCTCACCAACAGAGCAACCACCCTCTTTGTCTGGCAGCCGCCCTGGGATGAACTTTGATGACTGCAGGGGACGTACCAGGTCCCCGTGAATTATCTGTACCGTCGTGAATCACCGGGGAGCAGGGTGGCTGCAGGGCTGTAATCACACACCACCCAAAGCATCTTGCCCGGAGGTTTGCTTCCCACTCAGTCTGGCTAGGGAGGCCTTGACACCGAGATCGCTCTGTTCTTCCACGAGCCCGGAACAGGCTTGAGCTTCCTTTTCAGAGTCCAGATATCGATCCCATCTCACTCCCGACCCTAGCCCCCTTCTTAAAAATCTGGAAATCAGACTAATCATTACATGCAACTTCTTTAATGTAGGGAAGTGGTAGCTTTGGGAACCTCTTAACAGTTTTGCAATGGCCCTTCCGAAGGACGAATGAGCACTCAATGTCCTTTTGCTGTTGTCAGAAGAGTACATCCCGGGCTGTTCCTGGGGGGTAGAACATTATGCTAAAGGCACAGTTCCTTTTTGTTGCAGTGAGCACAGCTCCTTGCACCTGGGCATGTGGACCGTTGGCCCGATGCCCTGGCCTGCGGGGCCGGCTCACCTCCACCTGTGCCTTGCTCCCCCAGCCGACCAGAAGAGCCTTCGACCTGGACTGGCTACATGGGAAAGATGTTCATGGCTGCTTCCAACTACCTCCCCACCCAGGTGTCAGACATGATGAACCAGGACAGGGCCTTCGCCACCGGACGTCTGAACTTCTCGGGTCAGAGGAACATCTGCACTCTCTCAACGTACGTATGGCACCACCCACTCTCCACAAGAATAAGCTCTCACAGAGCTGTTTGCCCAAAGTGCAAAACCCCCAAACATgtacaaagaggaaaagaaagacgAGATGGCCAGGAGGAAGGGCATGCAGAATCGAAGCCCGCTGTGTCCATCCGCTGTCTTTCCTCCTAGTCATCATTTGTGCTCTGGGGACAGCTGGAAGTCGGCATGGGAGCCTCAGCTCTCTGGTCATAACGCTGTCTTGAAAACAATTCCCATTCTTATGTAACTCTCTAAAAAGGCTCTAGTTCCATGATCCAGCTTCAGACACCTATGGGGCTGACagatattttattgaaaagagtTAAAgaaggtaaactttttttttttaatctgataaaaCTGGCCAGCAACGCGGTAAGCTAATTTTGTCCTTTCTGTCACTGTTAAAGGCAGAAACACACGTAAGCCAGAGGCTGTGTCCCATTCAGGTCAGCTGATGTTTTTGCTGGCAGTGGCTCTTCATAGAGTAATAGCATGCACACGCATGGTTTTGTATCACCCACACAATTATtttcaaagacaagaaataatccTCAAGGTAGATCGCTAGGTCAGAATGCAAAGAAATAGCCAGAAACCCAGAATCCGGGGCCAGCAGACCGGGTAAACGTTTCCTGATGGCAGGAGAAGCAGCTTGTGACAGCCAGGGTGGGTGAGGCTTTGTCATTTGAAGCTGGCCCATTGCTCGTCTTTGTCATAATCACAGCATGTGTTTTCCTTGGCTCTTAGGATCCAGAAATTGCCAAGGCTGCTGGTCGCATCATCCGATGGACACCTTTACATCTACAATTTGGACCCTCAGGACGGAGGAGAATGTGTCTTAATCAAGACCCACAGGTGAAGAGACTAGTTTTCAAAAAGCCTTTTTAAGAGCCGCTTGTGTCAGGTTGTCAGTTGGCCAAGAACGACAGGCTTTAGGGCCATTGCTTGTCTGTCCTCTTTGCCTGCCATCTCGGTGGCAAACCTCTAAAggcacctgctctgtgctgggctcgATGTCAGGCACCCTCACTACGCTGTGCACTTCTGGAAAAGTGCCAGGAGGAGTAACACACAATTGAAGAAACACAATGTCTTCCTGTGGCCTTTCCTCCTCGTACATTGGGTGCTCAAAAATACTGACCAAACTTAATTGAAAAGTTCTCTTGATGTCTATGACCGAGAACAAGGCGACCTCTCCCTGCTGTGCCAGAACACCGtgagctgcccctgccccctcgcCCACAGATCACCCCCCCTTGTGAGCGTGCCTTAGGGTCCTTGCCAGGGTATACCAGGAAGAGCAAAGGGCCAGTCTTCGTTTAGTGCATAGAAGAGAAAGGGGTCCATTGTGGAGTTGCGTGATGGACCCCAGCTGTGCAAGGCCACTGGCGGGGTCACATGACCCAGCTTGAACTCCTAGGTCCGTACTTTAAACTTGAGTGGGCAAGCCTGAGCTGCCCAGCGCTTTTCCTTGTGACGGTATCCTGGATATgtgatctctttttttctcctcccctcccccacaattGCTGCAATTAGCTTGCTTAGCTCAGgaacaacagaagaaaataaagaaaatgacctCAGACCTTCATTACCTCAGTCTTACGCAGCAACTGTAGCCAGACCAAGCACCTGGTCCGCCTCCACGGTGCCAGGTGAGTGGATGtgggggcctggtgggggctggggggggtgtGGGGCACCGTGGGGACCTGTTTCTGACACCACTTCCTCTGTCTTCACGGTCACCTGTAGATGGAATGCTCTCCCCGAACCACTTATCTCCTCCCAGGCGCGACCGCAAGAACAGCCTTTAAAAGTCGGGTCCCCAAACCCGGCAGGCACAGCCCCAAATTATCGCCTCCCCCAACAAGTCGTGTCAACCCTTGGCCTCTCTGAGAATTGCCAACCAGTAGCGAGTCGGAGGTGTCTAGGGTAGACACGTGGGTGAGACCAGCCTGTTCGGAGGCTTGGATGCCACACACGGTGGGGCTCTGGACTCCTCTGAAGCTCAGTCTCTCCGTTTAGAAGGCAAAGGCAGCCTCTGTGGTCTCCCTGGAGGTCCCGCCCCCGGGTCACAGCATAAGAACAGCAGGCCGCCAGGCTTCTCTCAACGTCTCATTCTTGGCTTCCAGGTTATTCTGAGGACGGCGGAGCCCTCCGAGGAGAGATTATTCCTGAACATGAGTTTGCGACGGGACCAGTGTGTCTTGATGATGAGAATGAATTCCCCCCTGTGAGCATTAGGAACCCCTAaccgagtggctcagtctgtgtgCTTAGAAGGAAGCCTTCTCCTCATGCAAGAGGCGAAGTCACTTGCCCTGTTATCTAGTCCTGTAACAACTAACCTCCTCTGCACTAGTCAGAAAGCCCTAGGTGATGCGCTGTGCTGTGTGCCTCGGGCCCGACAGACCAGCCATCAGGTGTCAGGCTAAAGCCGGCAGCCGTAGAATAACCGAATACTAACCCAGGGAGTCTCGGCGGCCTCACTACCTCCAGAGGCCTGGAATCCTTAACTTGGCTTCTTTAGCACTCTCTGTGCTGCTCACAAGGTAGGAATTCGTGCCTGCATAAACCCGTTTGCCTGAGGCTCCTAAGGATGTCCTTGCAGAATGCTGCCTTTTTGCTAAAGACGTCGACCTAACGGGGTGGGCCGCTGCGCTCTGTAAGCCAGCTAGACCCTCACCCTCGCGCGGCTCTAATGGGGCGGACCCCAGGCTCCCAGCAGCCGGGTGGAGGGCGGGAGCCTCGGTGGAGAGCTCCCCGGCATTTCCTTGCATCTTGCTTCAGCTGTTCTGGCAGCAAGAGCCCTCGGGGTTGGCTGGGTGGGTGCAAGGCTTGGCTTCTCCCTGCATCCGCGTCTGAGGAGAGGGTTCTCTCCCTGGGTGGCTGCCTTAGCTTAGCTTAGCAGATCTTTCTGATCCTTCAAGCTTCCATTTAGAGCACCATCCAGACCGCTCTCGTGAGCTGCGGTTAGAGAGTGGCACAGAGAGTGAACCTAAAATCATCGAGACATGGAAGCTGTGTTTGGACCAAGACTTAGAGAGTCAACTGAGTGAGCCTCCTGGAGCCAGATCGGGCCCTGCTTCAGAGCCCATTAGGTCTTGGTATATGATGTTTTCTCCTGACTGTTATCTTATAATGTCAGTTGAAATCTCATTTGCAAAAGGATGGAAGGCAGGTCTAGTTTCTTTCTCCTATAAATCCTGGGACAATCCGTTAAGCCCAgtcagcttttttatttttatttttatttttttttaaaggctgttcTAGAGTCCTCTGTGCATGATATGGGAGGGTGGGGTGTGTGATTGCCCATGAAGGCTCTACAGACTGCAGCTTGAGATTTACGTTTCTGGCTTTTAAGAGGCAGACTGCCAGATGCAGTGCCAATAAGTACAATTTATATTTTAGGGCTGgagagcagtggttcttaaaaatacaaattataaatataaaaacaaccatTGGCTTGCTGCCTCCTTTGCCTTTGGGTTCTCATGCCCTGACTAGCCATAAAGGGAGCTCTTCCGGCCCCCTAAAAGTTGGTGGTCACTTACCTGAAGTTGTGTCTTCTGGGAACCAGAGCAGAGTAGATAGAGCGGGGATATACGTGTCCTACTCTGCCCAGGTTTGGAACCTTCACTCACTAGGTTCCATCTCAGTGATTTTGGCCACTCACTAGGTTCCATCTCAGTGATTGTGACGAAAGTCTGTGACTGCTCCAAAAGACAATTAGATTATTAATTAGATTCTTAGCTGTAATCAAAGTAAACCCTAAAACCTTTTGTACAAATTGGGGTACATCAGATACTGGCTTTCAGGAGGCGGTCCCTTGCCAAGGAAAACCTGTATAAAATAATAGGTACACTGTGTAGATCATTTgtttggagtttaaaaaaaaacaatggagatGCTTAAGATCTAGTGGTAGAATTTGTTGAGAGGCCTGTTCACCTAAACACTGCCAGGAAGCTGGGTAGGAGCCGGTTGTCCTGTCTCCCTCTTCAGGACCAAATGTGAGAAAGTCAATTTAACTTGCCTCTGGGATTTTTCTTTAGACACAAGGAAGGCTTCCTGCCAGCGAGAGCATTGATCACTGAATGAGGCCCCTGTTAGACCCTAGAGCCAGCGGTTGGGGTCATGGAAGCCAACAGATCCCAGACGCCCTGCTGTCCAGCCTCCAGGCAGACAGGGAGGACAGGATCGAGCTTCTACAACCTCCCAGTGTCATAGCAGACAGTCTTCTCCATCTCATTTCATGGAGACCAGAGGCGTGAGTGCCACTGGGATGTCCTCTCGACGTGGACCATCTCCCATCCTTTTGGCAACGATGTCCAACAGGAGAGGAGATGCTGGACAACTCCCCTCCCTGCCATTATTCTGTGCCAGCATGCCTATTACGCATACTTGGCCAAAATTCACACCTCTACCCACATCCCTTAATTGTGATCTTGGAGTCAGCATGGTTAAAAACACGGGCTTGCCTGCCTAATCTCATGAGGGGCTCCCCAGGCCTTTGCCTTCAGAACACAAGTCCTTGTGagtagggtctttttttttttttttttttttgtaatatactCACACTTTCCTGAATATGATCACTCTTATCTCCTGGGGATTTCCTTTGCTCCATCcacaatgagaaaagagaactgATCATTTCTGGTACCTTAGAAAGGTGCCGTATTCAGGAAGCAGCTTTTGTTGTAAAAACACGCCAACCTTTACAAATCTACACATTCTCTGACAGTGGTCTTACTCCTATGAGCAAGAGTAAGGGAAGTGGGACCAAGGGTATTTACTGACTTTTTCATAGTGACTTAGCAGTCTGTGTTTACAAGTAAGatgagcctttaaaaaaaaacaaacatgcatatacatataaatacacacacatacacacgtattTTATATATAGTCAGTATTTTCTGAAACTGTGCCATACTCGTCTACACCTACACAAGACGGGTGGACTTTCTGTGGCCACAAGTGAGGGTCAGTCCATGGACATACGCAAAAACTGTGCCAGCCTCCCCCTGCTGACCCCGCATGGGCACAGATCTGTTGATAATGCAGCCTTGCCTAACAGCCTCTACCTGGAAGGAGTAAGgccattctgttttgattttggtAGATAAACTTGTGCCGTGGAAGTCAGAAGGGCAAAACGAAGCATTCATGATGAGAAGCGCACCTCAAATCAGGAAAACCCCCCCCTATCAGGAAGGTGGAAGAATGGAGTACAAATTGTGTGTGCAGAAAGGGGGGGCAGGAATCCCAGGTGCCGCCTGCTTAAGCCACGAGACATGGTCCACGGCTCTCCAAACTCTCCTCTGCCCTCGTTGCCAGTGGGTACGGGAGACCCTTATATACACATCCTGCTACTCGAAATATGTTACAGCCATAGTGTCAATGCTAACTAACCATATTGGTCTATAACCGGAACTTTATACGATAAAGGGCATCCTTTTTAAATGTATGCCGTGTAAAAATGTACTTATAGGAAAATCTCTTTGAATTGTATTTCTTGTATATTACGTACGTATAGCGAGAGACTGTTTTCAGCCACGCAAAGTATTTTTGCAGTGATTGGGATAAATCATTTATTACCTTTGAGTCCCATTCAGGAcactaataataaaatcatgGCAATGCATCTttgaggttttaaattttttatttcttcttggttTTAGGAAGCAGGAAGATGCctaaaatctttaggatacagtCGTTTGATCTTtaaagggaaggaggaggcgGGTAGGGCTGGGGATTAATCTGTGGGCTCCTGAGCGATGAGACCTCTTGAGCAATGAGACCCGGAAACATCTAACTTTTTCCTAGCCTGCATTTGGTGCTACTCAGGGtaacccccacctcccccaggagccGCCCAGAAATGGAgcatctcaggccccaccccagacctactgggTCAGAATCTGCACTTCCATGAGATCCCAGGTGATACGTATGCAGATCAGAGATGGAGAAGCACTGCCCTAGATCCCAGTTGGGATGAATCTATGCTAATAGGACCAGCGAAACTGGGTACAGAGAAAAACTAAGATGTATTAAGTGCCTGTTCTGTGTCATGTGACGTGGCAGGCATTTCCATGTATCATCATCTTTCGTCCTCAAAATCAGCTTGCAAGCTAGGCTAAATGCCCACATTCAAAAGCTGGGCTTTGATCCAGATCTAACGGCAAAGTCTGGGTGCTTTCTGCTCTAGGCCCACCCAGCTGTTCTCTCAAGCGGGGAGGGGGGAATGCAAAGCTCGAGCTTCAGAACAAAATTCTGAGACTTAGTTTTACAGCATCCGGAGCTGGAGTGTGAACTTGCCCTGTCTCGCTTCCTAACATCTGCCTGTGGGGAAATCGGTCCATCCGGTGGCTTGGCAACGGCAGGCGACGTGGTGGGGATTGCAGCAGGGGGTCACCGAAGGATGGCGAGTGTAATCCGCTCTGGAGGTGTTGTCCCCAGCAATGTCTAGAAGAACATCTGCAAGAATCTCTCTGACCTTGGGCAGGACGTCCTGGTATTCGGCGCTACCTCTATCTAGAGGCACAGCTTCTGCAACATCATCTTCCAGGTTAAAAATAAGGGGAGGGTCATGATGCTGCTCCCGTCCGACGTCCCCATCACAGGCTTTGGCTCCGCCTAGAGAGGAGGTGACAGCAAATAACTCGTCAGACCCAGCTTTGGCCCTATGGTGGAAAGAGGAGAATTCGGATTGATTTTACATTAATCCAAACATCCCAGGACTTGAATATTCAAGTGACCATTCTGCCTGTCAAGTCACCTTGAGATTTTTGGTGCTCAGACCAGTGATGCTCCTCTTGCCCAGAGTGATCTGGAACTTCTCCGGGACTTGCCTTCAGAGCCAATATGACTCGACAGTCAACCAGTTCTCTCTCATCTCTACCCTTTGTgaggaaatttgatttttttctttttccaaacacTGATTTCTTGAACACCATGATACTCAGTTTGGTGGACTGGGCAGGAAGGCGAGGTGAGTAATTTCACTTTGGGTTGCAATTGAGATTCTTACATGAATTCGAATCTGGCCATGAAGGCAGCCTCCAAAGAGTAACAAAAATGGAGTACTGGCAGCAGCGGTTAGTGATtcgggtgactttttttttttttttttttttttttgccttttccatacAAAAGTAGTTAAGGTATTGGACAGGAGTTAatatgattgaataaatgaaagcaatCAAGGCAAGGGACAGCCATCAGACATACAGTAAATCCCAAATGCCTATTTTGCATCCGAGCTTCCTAGCAGCCAAACAACAGGGTAGAAACTTCTCAGCGGCTCAGGGGAAGCCCAGCTCTTCCTGGCACTGATATATGTGAGAGAAACTCTTGGCTTCCCCAAGAAGAATGGGCAAACCACACAGCTTTTTAGGCAGCCCTCCTTAATGGTTTTCCTGCTGTGGTTGACATTCGGGTCGTTCAGAGTCACTGTCTTTGCCCCAAGTTTGGAGTCCAGATTAAGCTCTCCTTCGTTGCCAGTAAAGGGCAGCGAATGAGGTTTGCGATCAGTGGAGCAAGGGCTGGACTCCTCTTGGAAAAATTTAAGACTTCCACTTTGAGAACCACGGGGGGTAGCTTGCATAGGACCAGCCCTCCTATTGAGAACAATTTGGAATTCTAGACATATTTAGGGGGGAAAAGAAACCCTGAAGGCACCAGGAAGTTACCAAGGCAGGCAAAGACCGGAAAGAATTTGATCAATGAAAGACAGAGGTCTCCTTGGGTTGAGTCTGCATTTAGGAGTTTGtgcggccccctccccccgcaacAGGACCCCCCTCAGTCTGTGCAGCTTGGAGCAGTAAGAGCCCAGGGAGAAAGCTGTCATCTCTTTAGCTTGAGGTGTCAGGGGCCAGGGCTCAG
This window contains:
- the WIPI1 gene encoding WD repeat domain phosphoinositide-interacting protein 1 is translated as MEAEAAESPPGGVEAALSCFSFNQDCTSLAIGTKAGYKLFSLSSVEHLDQVHGSNEIPDVYIVERLFSSSLVVVVSHSKPRQMNVYHFKKGTEICNYSYSSNILSIRLNRQRLLVCLEEAIYIHNIKDMKLLKTILDIPANPTGLCALSINHSNSYVAYPGSLTTGEIVLYDGHSLKTVCTIAAHEGTLAAIAFNALGSKLASASEKGTVIRVFSVPDGQKLYEFRRGMKRYVTISSLVFSMDSQFLCASSNTETVHIFKLEHLTNSRPEEPSTWTGYMGKMFMAASNYLPTQVSDMMNQDRAFATGRLNFSGQRNICTLSTIQKLPRLLVASSDGHLYIYNLDPQDGGECVLIKTHSLLSSGTTEENKENDLRPSLPQSYAATVARPSTWSASTVPGYSEDGGALRGEIIPEHEFATGPVCLDDENEFPPINLCRGSQKGKTKHS